The genomic region TCGATAACCTTTCCACCGGGCAGACCGGGAATGTTGCGCACGTCATCGCCCACCCCCGGTTTCGGCTGATGACGGGGTCTGTGCTCGACCGCGCGCTCGTGGAAGGTGCGGTTGCCGCATGCGACGTCGTCTACCACCTGGCCGCGGCGGTGGGAATGTCGTACATCGTGTCCGACCCCCTGCGGGGCATCGCCACCAACGTCCAGGGGACCGCGAACCTGCTCGAGGCCGCCTTCGCCCACCGCCGGAAGACCGTGCTGGCCTCCTCGTCAGAAGTGTACGGGAAAAACGCGAACGTGCCTCTCCGAGAAGACGATGACCGCGTGCTCGGTCCGACGACGGTCAATCGGTGGTCGTACTCGGCGTCGAAGGCAATCGACGAGCACCTGGCCTTTGCCTACGCGGCGCAGGGCATGCCGGTGGTGGCGCTTCGATTCTTCAACGCCTACGGGCCGCGGATCCACTTTAATGGATACGGCACGGTGGTGGCGAGATTTGTGAAGCAGGCCTTGAACGGTGAACCGCTGACCGTCCACGGCGACGGCCGGCAGACACGCTGCTTCACCTACGTGGTGGATACGGTGCGGGGAATCCTCGCGGCCGGGAGCACTCCGGAGGCGAATGGCCTCGTGTTCAACATCGGCAACACCGGGGAACTGACGATCCTGGAGCTCGCCCACCGCATCAAGGCGTTGAGCGGGTCGTCGTCGCCGATCAGGCTGGTGCCGTACGCGGATTACTACGGGCAGAGCTACGAAGACACCCGCCGCCGCGTCCCCGATATCACCCGGGCCCGCCAGACTTTGGGCTTCGAACCTAGCGTCCCTCTTGATGATGGACTGTCGCAGACGATCGCCTGGTGTCTCGACCACAATTTTCTCGCATCGGCGGTGGCCAGGGCCCCTCAGGCCGTCCCGGCTCTATGATCGTCGCAATCCATCAGCCGCACTACCTGCCCTGGCTGCGCTATCTACACAAGATCGCCTCGTGCGATGTGTTTGTCCTTCTCGATGACGCCCAGTACACCAAGAACGGCTGGCAGAATCGCAACCGAATCAAGGGGCCCAACGGGGCGCTCCTGCTGACCGTCCCGCTCCGCGCCGCCGCCTTCCGGCCGATCGGCGAGGTCGAGATCAACCCGCAAACATCGTGGCGGGAGAAGCATTGGAGGTCGATCGTCCAGAGCTACGGAAAAGCCCGGTACTTCCATCAGCATCGAGAAACCTTTGAGCGCATCTACGCCGGCGAGTGGGGCAGCCTCGCCGCGCTGAACTTCGGCCTGCTGCGGGCGCTGACCCAGGGATTCGGCATCTCAACGCAGGTGGTGGCGAGTTCCGACCTCGGGGTCCCCGGACATGGAACGGACCGCCTGGTTGGCCTCTGTCGGCAGCTTGGGGCCAGCCACTACCTGACGGGGGCGTTTGCGGTGGGGCACCATTTGGACGCCGAATCGTTCGCCGCCGCCGGGGTCACCCTGAGCGTGCAGGACTGGGCCTGCCCTGCCTACCAGCAGCAATTTCCCCAGCTGGGTTTCATCCCCGAACTCTCGGCGATCGACCTCCTGTTCAACGAGGGACCACGGAGCTTCGAGATCCTCATGAACCGGTATCCTCACCCGGCGCCAGAGTCGGTCGCTCCCGTCCCCTCCTAGAACCGCGTCAGCCCGCCGGAATCGGCCCCAATTCCTCTTCTCGGTTCCCCTCGGGTAAAAAACCCCGCCCCTGCCCTTTCGGCGGTCTTTTTCATGATCGGGGAGGAAAAGCGGGAGGACCGGAGAACCGGCCGGAAGGTCCCGGCGAGATCGGGATCAGCCCCGGACCTGGAGCGGGCCGGCCTGGAGATACCTCGACGGGAGGGAATGCCCCAGCGCCCCGGCGAGAAGACGGGACGCCTCGGCGACCTCATAGAGGTTCACCCCGGTCTCGATCCCCATCCCGTGCAGCATGTACAGGAGATCCTCCGTGGCGAGGTTCCCCGACGCACCGGGGGCGTACGGACAGCCGCCCAATCCCCCAGCCGATGAGTCCACCGTCGAGATCCCCCAGAGCAGGGCGGCCAGGACGTTGGCCAACGCGGTTCCCCGGGTATCGTGAAAATGCACCGCCAGCATCCCCGGAGACAGATCTCGGCCGAGGGCATCGAGCAGCGCCGTCACTTCCCCG from bacterium harbors:
- a CDS encoding GDP-mannose 4,6-dehydratase, whose amino-acid sequence is MRNLVTGGAGFIGSHLVDALLARGDEVWVLDNLSTGQTGNVAHVIAHPRFRLMTGSVLDRALVEGAVAACDVVYHLAAAVGMSYIVSDPLRGIATNVQGTANLLEAAFAHRRKTVLASSSEVYGKNANVPLREDDDRVLGPTTVNRWSYSASKAIDEHLAFAYAAQGMPVVALRFFNAYGPRIHFNGYGTVVARFVKQALNGEPLTVHGDGRQTRCFTYVVDTVRGILAAGSTPEANGLVFNIGNTGELTILELAHRIKALSGSSSPIRLVPYADYYGQSYEDTRRRVPDITRARQTLGFEPSVPLDDGLSQTIAWCLDHNFLASAVARAPQAVPAL
- a CDS encoding WbqC family protein, encoding MIVAIHQPHYLPWLRYLHKIASCDVFVLLDDAQYTKNGWQNRNRIKGPNGALLLTVPLRAAAFRPIGEVEINPQTSWREKHWRSIVQSYGKARYFHQHRETFERIYAGEWGSLAALNFGLLRALTQGFGISTQVVASSDLGVPGHGTDRLVGLCRQLGASHYLTGAFAVGHHLDAESFAAAGVTLSVQDWACPAYQQQFPQLGFIPELSAIDLLFNEGPRSFEILMNRYPHPAPESVAPVPS